From a single Thermincola ferriacetica genomic region:
- a CDS encoding DUF4352 domain-containing protein, translating to MMRRVAVLLFISSILFLSGCSNNKPPENSFVTNLPREETGSRNKPAVSDDAYANGLRAMVHKDYYKAIEFFEKVVPEDKNFQDACNQLKVAKKALAKDLIDKARANFVSGNIKAALANIEEAFSLDGNMHEAKELRQQIKAAYEASLRAEMKKKMAVYEGEGDVVMAVKDVRLQQASDNYVFVHVLISVKNKGNKLVRLIPNNFTLSAPDGESAGIHYDTYDLPDYFGPVDLQRGESASGRLIFLISKSPVYTLEYNGFEDMAAKKVVP from the coding sequence ATGATGCGGAGGGTTGCAGTCCTTCTGTTTATCAGCTCAATACTGTTCCTTTCGGGTTGCTCAAATAATAAACCTCCGGAGAATTCTTTCGTTACTAACCTTCCCCGGGAAGAAACCGGTAGCCGGAATAAGCCGGCAGTTTCCGATGATGCTTATGCCAATGGTTTACGGGCTATGGTACACAAAGATTATTACAAAGCTATTGAGTTTTTTGAAAAAGTAGTGCCGGAGGATAAAAACTTTCAGGATGCCTGTAATCAATTAAAAGTGGCCAAAAAAGCGTTGGCCAAAGATTTGATAGATAAAGCGAGGGCCAATTTTGTTTCGGGCAACATAAAAGCGGCATTGGCGAATATAGAAGAAGCCTTCTCCCTTGATGGCAATATGCACGAAGCAAAAGAACTACGGCAGCAGATTAAGGCCGCTTACGAAGCTTCACTTAGGGCAGAGATGAAAAAGAAAATGGCAGTTTATGAGGGAGAGGGAGACGTGGTGATGGCTGTTAAAGATGTCCGTTTGCAACAGGCGTCGGATAATTACGTTTTTGTCCATGTTTTGATCAGTGTAAAAAATAAGGGTAACAAATTGGTACGGCTGATTCCTAACAACTTTACCCTATCGGCTCCTGACGGAGAATCAGCCGGTATCCATTATGATACTTATGATTTGCCTGATTACTTTGGACCTGTAGACCTGCAGAGAGGGGAAAGCGCCAGCGGCCGACTGATATTCCTCATCAGCAAGTCGCCTGTTTATACCCTGGAATATAACGGATTTGAAGATATGGCCGCCAAAAAAGTAGTACCGTAA
- a CDS encoding DUF523 domain-containing protein, whose translation MAELEINPANAASAFELGTLYFEKKKYTRALAFLDKMFMIIVSACLAGIKCKYSGGHNLVESIYKLVQDGRAVPVCPEELGGLPTPRNPAEIIGGTGADVLSEKARVVDCAGQDVTEEFIIGARKYY comes from the coding sequence ATGGCCGAATTGGAAATAAATCCGGCTAACGCCGCAAGCGCTTTTGAATTAGGAACGCTGTATTTTGAAAAGAAAAAGTATACCAGGGCTTTAGCATTTCTGGACAAAATGTTTATGATTATTGTAAGCGCATGTTTGGCCGGCATTAAATGCAAGTATAGCGGAGGACATAATCTGGTAGAAAGCATTTATAAGCTGGTTCAGGATGGTCGAGCGGTTCCGGTGTGCCCTGAAGAATTGGGCGGGCTTCCTACTCCGCGCAATCCTGCGGAAATAATAGGAGGTACCGGGGCCGATGTTTTAAGCGAAAAAGCAAGAGTCGTGGACTGCGCCGGACAGGACGTCACGGAAGAGTTTATTATTGGGGCCCGTAAGTACTACTAA
- a CDS encoding DUF4829 domain-containing protein, with amino-acid sequence MRRKLKLWAYLGIVLLCLSGLIGCSTNNKASSDEALKVLEKHLRAIGEHNFKAYQETLSSRLQKRGEPDWGNIASVKLLSADESKATMQKEDYLQRVGRWTDPKDVKIYYVVQEIEKYREHLGAGQTAQPKWNYVLIRETDDGPWVIDYWGE; translated from the coding sequence ATGCGCAGGAAACTTAAATTATGGGCATACCTGGGTATAGTGTTGTTGTGCCTTAGCGGCTTAATAGGCTGTAGTACGAATAACAAGGCTTCCAGCGATGAAGCGCTGAAAGTACTGGAAAAGCATTTGCGTGCCATTGGCGAACATAATTTTAAAGCTTATCAGGAGACCCTCTCATCCAGACTGCAGAAAAGAGGGGAACCTGACTGGGGAAACATAGCTTCTGTGAAATTGCTTTCTGCTGATGAAAGTAAAGCAACAATGCAAAAAGAAGATTACCTGCAGCGGGTAGGCAGGTGGACTGACCCCAAAGACGTGAAAATATATTATGTTGTACAGGAAATAGAAAAATACCGGGAACACTTGGGGGCCGGGCAGACAGCGCAACCCAAATGGAATTATGTTTTAATCAGGGAAACCGATGACGGGCCGTGGGTAATCGACTACTGGGGAGAGTAG
- the typA gene encoding translational GTPase TypA produces the protein MKVSYNQNIRNVAIIAHVDHGKTTLVDCLLRQSGIFRDNEVIQERVMDSNDLERERGITILAKNTAVSYKNIKINIVDTPGHADFGGEVERALSMVDGVLLVVDAFEGPMPQTKFVLRKALEANLHPIVVVNKADRADARPHEVIDEVFDLFLELGASDEQLDFPIIYASAREGWARKEIEDTNTNMEPLFEAIINHIQPPACIQDGPFQMLVANLEYDNYLGKYAVGRIKRGIVSQGENIAVIKHDGTVEKGKVAKLFIYSGLKRIEVTRAEAGDIIAVAGLTEVNIGETLADANHPEQLPVITVDEPTLTMTFMVNNSPFAGQDGEFITSRKLRERLYRELDSNVSLRVEDTDSPDAFQVSGRGELHLSILIENMRREGYEMQVSKPEVIYKTIDGKLMEPMEHLVIDIPEDCMGPVMENLGRRKAEMLNMVSTGNGQVRIEFNIPARGLIGFRGDFLTETRGRGIMNHTFNGYEPYKGDIQHRYNGALIAWETGEATTYGMLQAEERGLLFIQPGMKVYEGMIVGMNNRDKDLEVNVCKKKHLTNMRASTAEETVKLKEPRILSLEEAIEFINEDELVEITPNHIRMRKKVLDKNERAKYNKQVNMMKAQ, from the coding sequence ATGAAGGTAAGTTACAATCAAAATATAAGAAATGTAGCTATTATAGCGCACGTTGATCACGGCAAAACTACCCTGGTAGACTGCCTGCTCCGGCAAAGCGGTATTTTCCGTGATAATGAAGTTATCCAGGAAAGGGTTATGGATTCGAATGACCTGGAACGGGAACGGGGCATTACCATATTGGCCAAGAATACTGCCGTCAGTTACAAAAACATCAAGATTAACATTGTCGACACCCCTGGCCATGCCGATTTTGGCGGCGAAGTGGAACGGGCCCTTAGTATGGTTGACGGCGTGCTGCTAGTGGTAGATGCCTTCGAAGGCCCCATGCCCCAGACAAAGTTTGTTCTGCGTAAAGCCCTGGAAGCCAACCTGCATCCAATCGTGGTGGTAAACAAGGCGGACCGAGCAGACGCCCGGCCCCATGAAGTCATAGATGAGGTCTTCGATCTTTTTCTGGAACTCGGCGCCAGCGACGAACAGTTAGATTTTCCTATTATCTATGCTTCCGCCCGCGAAGGGTGGGCACGCAAAGAAATAGAAGACACCAATACAAATATGGAACCGCTCTTTGAGGCTATCATCAACCATATTCAACCACCGGCCTGTATTCAAGATGGCCCCTTTCAAATGTTGGTGGCAAACCTTGAATATGACAATTACCTGGGCAAATATGCCGTGGGCAGAATTAAACGCGGTATCGTTTCCCAGGGTGAGAACATTGCGGTTATAAAGCATGACGGCACCGTAGAAAAAGGTAAAGTGGCCAAGCTTTTTATTTACAGTGGTTTGAAAAGGATAGAAGTTACCAGAGCAGAAGCCGGAGATATTATTGCCGTAGCGGGTCTTACAGAAGTAAATATCGGTGAAACCCTGGCTGACGCCAACCATCCCGAACAACTACCCGTGATTACTGTTGACGAACCTACGCTGACCATGACCTTTATGGTTAACAACAGTCCCTTCGCGGGACAGGACGGTGAATTTATCACCTCCCGCAAACTCAGGGAAAGGTTATACCGCGAACTGGACTCCAACGTCAGTTTGCGGGTTGAGGATACGGACAGCCCCGATGCTTTTCAAGTATCGGGTCGGGGTGAACTGCACCTGTCCATCCTGATCGAAAATATGCGGCGGGAAGGTTACGAAATGCAGGTTTCCAAACCGGAAGTTATATACAAAACCATCGACGGTAAGCTAATGGAACCGATGGAACACCTGGTCATAGATATTCCCGAAGATTGTATGGGGCCGGTCATGGAAAACCTGGGCCGCCGAAAAGCAGAAATGCTGAACATGGTTTCTACCGGCAACGGCCAGGTGAGGATTGAATTTAATATTCCGGCCCGTGGTTTGATAGGTTTCCGCGGCGACTTCCTTACAGAAACCAGGGGTCGTGGTATCATGAACCACACCTTTAACGGGTATGAACCCTATAAAGGCGACATCCAGCACCGTTATAACGGCGCGCTGATAGCCTGGGAAACAGGCGAGGCAACAACTTATGGCATGCTGCAAGCCGAAGAACGGGGATTACTTTTTATCCAACCGGGCATGAAGGTTTACGAAGGCATGATTGTGGGAATGAATAACCGGGACAAAGACCTGGAGGTCAACGTCTGCAAGAAAAAGCACCTGACCAACATGCGGGCCAGTACCGCCGAAGAAACGGTAAAGTTGAAAGAACCACGGATTTTATCCCTAGAAGAAGCCATAGAATTTATTAATGAGGATGAACTGGTGGAAATAACGCCAAACCACATCAGGATGCGCAAAAAGGTATTGGATAAAAATGAACGGGCCAAGTACAATAAGCAAGTCAATATGATGAAGGCACAGTAG
- a CDS encoding cache domain-containing protein: MMRSLKQQLLFLVIGPLILLSIIGTVITVAYMKDRAILATDTKARCDLATAEEILNLMYPGYWEERNGILYKGDTKITNNFAVVDRIAELTGDTVTIFLGDIRTTTTVREKNGQRAIGTRVSSIVSTKVLKNGELYLGEANVVGQMYRTAYKPIRDANGKIIGMLYVGISKKLSDELLHKSLFTIVGITVILTVLVALIAWYFTQRVIIGPLQEITKSTKELATGQLNQKVEIASKNEIGELAAAFNQMVEGMQSFAMHIARVAGTEVNTVTFPVHQSSSEPNLVQVKPVVEINLPASAKNDPIGLDTGYPLPVELPKGLNEATLKQILAFIESENRPMSAEEIGEGVNLTRVTARRYLEFLEQIGKVEVEQKYGTVGRPVKLYKSK, from the coding sequence ATGATGCGTTCATTAAAACAGCAGTTGTTGTTTTTGGTAATAGGACCATTAATCTTGCTTTCGATAATCGGGACTGTAATAACTGTAGCATATATGAAGGATAGAGCCATTCTGGCCACGGATACAAAAGCAAGATGCGACCTGGCCACAGCAGAAGAGATTTTGAATTTGATGTACCCGGGGTATTGGGAAGAGAGAAACGGAATTCTTTACAAAGGAGATACGAAAATAACCAATAATTTTGCGGTAGTGGACAGAATAGCTGAGTTAACCGGCGATACAGTGACCATATTTCTCGGCGATATACGGACCACGACCACCGTGCGGGAAAAGAATGGCCAGAGGGCTATAGGGACAAGGGTATCAAGTATTGTCAGTACAAAGGTTTTAAAAAACGGAGAACTTTACCTGGGTGAAGCCAATGTGGTCGGACAGATGTACCGCACTGCCTACAAACCCATCCGGGACGCTAATGGCAAAATCATAGGTATGCTTTATGTGGGAATTTCCAAGAAACTTTCTGATGAATTGCTGCATAAATCTCTGTTCACAATTGTGGGAATAACGGTAATTTTAACTGTGCTGGTTGCTTTGATTGCCTGGTATTTTACTCAGCGTGTTATAATAGGGCCTTTGCAGGAAATTACCAAAAGTACCAAAGAATTGGCTACCGGCCAGTTAAACCAAAAGGTAGAAATAGCAAGTAAAAATGAAATTGGGGAACTGGCAGCAGCATTTAACCAGATGGTTGAAGGTATGCAGAGTTTTGCCATGCATATTGCCAGGGTTGCCGGTACAGAGGTGAACACTGTCACCTTTCCTGTGCACCAATCATCGTCCGAGCCGAACTTGGTTCAGGTAAAACCCGTTGTTGAAATCAATTTGCCTGCAAGTGCAAAAAACGACCCAATTGGTTTGGATACCGGGTACCCATTACCGGTTGAACTGCCGAAAGGATTAAATGAAGCAACCTTGAAACAGATTTTGGCCTTTATTGAATCGGAAAACCGTCCCATGTCGGCCGAGGAAATCGGTGAAGGTGTGAACCTGACAAGGGTTACTGCCCGCCGGTATCTGGAATTTTTAGAACAAATCGGCAAGGTAGAAGTGGAACAGAAATACGGTACCGTGGGAAGGCCGGTAAAACTTTACAAATCAAAATAG
- the fdnG gene encoding formate dehydrogenase-N subunit alpha, translating to MEISRRDFFKISGAFAAVCALGFDVSPVHAQVQELRIRSAKATPTICPFCSVGCGLLVHTDAEKGHVLYTEGDPDHPVNEGTACSKGASVFQLNSIAVGKINPNRLTKPLYRAPYSDSFQEVEWDWAIEQIVGRIKETRDKTFVAQKDGINVMRTEAIANLGGAGLDNEECYLLQKLARALGIVYLEHQARIUHSSTVAGLAPSFGRGAMTNHWIDLRNTDCALILGSNAAENHPVSFKWLTHARENRGAKIIHVDPRFTRTSAKADIYAPLRSGTDIAFVGGMINYILENDLYFKDYVVNYTNAAYIVDDGFDFKDGLFSGYDAEKKKYNQDTWVYKTGPDGKPLKDMTLQHPRCVFQLLKKHYARYDVDTVVKVTGTPKDKYLEICKTYAATGRPDKAGTIMYAMGTTQHTVGSQNVRIYAILQLLLGNIGIPGGGVQALRGESNVQGSTDYGLLFHILPGYIATPSASPEHATLKAFLEKETPKAGFKVNTPKWVVSYLKAMWGPAATPANEFAYHYLPKRDPDKNYSHIALFEAMYRGEIKGAMLWGQNPVVGGPNSSREKEALKRLDWMVAVDLFPTETMHFWTREAGEDPAAIKTEVFVLPACSSYEKEGSIASSGRWIQWRWKATAPVGEAKADLEIMHLLATKLKEAYAGSARPEDAPIRDLFWDYGHGEEIDIDKVVREINGYDVKTKKQVNNFLDLKDDGTTCCGNWIMSGVYPEEGNLAKRRNTVDKTGIGQFLEWAWAWPLNRRILYNRASADLTGKPWSADKAVIWWDPTAIDPKTGKPGKWVGKDVPDFKATCPPTGSDFPFVGNQPFIMLDDGVAGLFAKKGMKEGPFPEHYEPWESPVRNIINPVQVNPVVKVWNPDEQSVPGRFPYVATTYRVSEHWQTGAMTRNQPWQCELVPEMFVEMSKALANQLGIANGEWVIVENMRGRIKAKAMVTERFQPIEINGKKVHQVGLPWHFGFKGFAKGAIANELTPHIGDGNTMIPEYKAFLVNIRRAK from the coding sequence GTGGAAATTAGTAGAAGAGATTTTTTCAAAATCAGTGGAGCTTTTGCGGCAGTGTGCGCCCTCGGGTTCGACGTTTCTCCTGTCCATGCCCAGGTTCAGGAACTGAGAATCCGTTCGGCTAAAGCCACACCGACCATCTGTCCTTTTTGTAGCGTCGGATGCGGTTTGCTGGTTCATACCGATGCAGAAAAGGGACATGTGCTGTACACTGAAGGGGACCCTGACCATCCGGTGAATGAAGGGACTGCCTGCAGTAAAGGAGCTTCAGTATTCCAGTTAAATTCCATTGCGGTAGGCAAAATAAACCCCAACCGTTTGACTAAGCCCTTGTACCGGGCGCCATATAGCGATTCTTTTCAGGAAGTGGAATGGGATTGGGCCATTGAACAAATTGTCGGGAGAATCAAGGAAACCCGCGATAAGACTTTCGTTGCCCAAAAAGACGGAATTAACGTAATGAGGACCGAGGCTATCGCCAATCTTGGCGGGGCCGGCCTGGATAATGAAGAGTGCTATTTATTGCAAAAACTGGCCCGTGCTTTGGGCATAGTCTATCTCGAACACCAGGCCCGTATCTGACACAGTTCTACGGTTGCCGGTCTGGCACCATCATTTGGCCGTGGAGCTATGACAAATCACTGGATTGACCTGAGAAATACCGATTGTGCACTTATTCTGGGCAGTAATGCTGCGGAAAACCATCCGGTATCTTTCAAGTGGCTGACTCATGCCCGGGAAAACAGGGGCGCCAAAATTATTCACGTAGACCCCCGTTTTACCCGAACATCCGCCAAGGCTGACATTTATGCTCCTTTGCGCAGCGGTACGGATATTGCTTTCGTGGGCGGCATGATTAATTATATTTTGGAAAATGATCTATACTTCAAAGATTATGTGGTCAATTATACCAATGCCGCTTATATAGTAGACGACGGTTTCGATTTTAAAGACGGTTTATTTTCGGGCTATGACGCCGAAAAGAAAAAATACAACCAGGACACCTGGGTATATAAAACGGGTCCTGACGGAAAGCCTTTAAAAGATATGACACTGCAGCACCCGCGCTGTGTTTTCCAGTTACTGAAAAAGCACTATGCCAGGTACGATGTCGATACCGTAGTGAAAGTTACGGGTACACCAAAGGACAAATACCTGGAGATTTGCAAGACTTATGCCGCAACCGGCAGGCCCGATAAGGCCGGGACTATTATGTACGCCATGGGGACAACCCAGCATACTGTCGGTTCGCAGAATGTCCGCATTTACGCCATTTTGCAGTTATTGCTGGGCAACATTGGCATTCCGGGTGGCGGTGTGCAGGCCCTGCGGGGCGAATCCAACGTGCAGGGTTCTACGGACTATGGCTTGCTATTCCATATCCTGCCCGGATATATCGCAACTCCGAGCGCAAGCCCAGAGCATGCGACACTGAAGGCGTTCCTGGAAAAAGAAACACCTAAGGCCGGTTTTAAGGTTAATACACCTAAATGGGTTGTTAGTTACCTGAAAGCCATGTGGGGTCCGGCGGCTACCCCGGCCAATGAGTTTGCTTATCATTACCTGCCCAAGAGGGACCCTGACAAGAACTATTCCCATATAGCTCTTTTTGAAGCTATGTACAGGGGCGAGATAAAGGGAGCCATGCTGTGGGGGCAGAACCCAGTGGTAGGCGGGCCGAACAGTTCCAGAGAAAAAGAGGCTTTAAAGAGACTTGACTGGATGGTGGCCGTTGATTTATTCCCGACGGAAACCATGCATTTCTGGACCCGTGAAGCAGGAGAGGACCCTGCCGCTATTAAAACGGAAGTATTTGTTCTGCCTGCCTGCTCTTCTTACGAAAAAGAGGGCAGCATCGCCAGTTCCGGGCGCTGGATTCAGTGGCGCTGGAAGGCTACCGCGCCTGTTGGGGAAGCCAAGGCAGACCTGGAGATCATGCACCTGCTGGCAACCAAACTGAAAGAGGCATACGCCGGCAGCGCCAGGCCAGAGGACGCTCCCATTCGGGACTTATTCTGGGATTATGGCCATGGCGAGGAGATTGACATTGACAAAGTAGTGCGCGAAATCAACGGCTATGATGTCAAAACAAAGAAACAGGTTAACAATTTCCTTGATCTCAAGGATGATGGCACTACCTGCTGTGGTAACTGGATTATGAGCGGAGTCTATCCCGAAGAAGGCAACCTGGCCAAGCGCCGAAACACGGTGGATAAGACAGGTATTGGACAATTCCTGGAATGGGCCTGGGCCTGGCCGTTAAACCGCCGCATCCTGTACAACCGCGCTTCTGCCGATTTAACAGGTAAGCCCTGGTCCGCGGATAAAGCTGTTATTTGGTGGGATCCGACGGCTATTGATCCGAAAACAGGTAAACCGGGTAAATGGGTAGGTAAGGACGTTCCGGACTTTAAAGCAACCTGTCCGCCTACGGGCAGTGATTTCCCCTTTGTAGGCAACCAGCCCTTTATCATGCTTGATGACGGTGTCGCTGGATTATTTGCCAAGAAAGGAATGAAAGAAGGGCCTTTCCCCGAGCATTACGAACCATGGGAAAGCCCAGTCAGAAACATTATTAACCCTGTTCAGGTAAACCCTGTGGTGAAGGTCTGGAATCCCGACGAGCAGTCTGTTCCCGGCAGATTCCCGTACGTGGCGACCACTTACCGTGTATCGGAACATTGGCAAACGGGAGCCATGACAAGAAACCAGCCGTGGCAATGCGAGCTGGTGCCCGAAATGTTTGTGGAAATGAGTAAGGCGCTGGCTAACCAGTTAGGGATTGCCAATGGCGAATGGGTTATCGTAGAAAACATGAGAGGCCGAATTAAGGCAAAAGCCATGGTAACCGAAAGGTTCCAGCCGATTGAAATTAACGGTAAGAAAGTTCACCAGGTGGGCTTGCCCTGGCACTTCGGCTTTAAAGGATTTGCCAAGGGAGCAAT